A genomic region of Exiguobacterium sp. Helios contains the following coding sequences:
- the fabZ gene encoding 3-hydroxyacyl-ACP dehydratase FabZ: MYTIEQIKEVIPHRYPFLLVDRILEVEEGKRAVGIKNVTANEEFFNGHFPDYNVMPGVLIVEALAQVGAFAVLKMEQNQGKLAFFAGIENCRFKRQVVPGDQLRLEVELTKLRGPIGKGRAIATVDGEVACTAELTFAIK, translated from the coding sequence ATGTATACGATTGAACAAATCAAGGAAGTGATTCCGCACCGGTACCCGTTTTTACTCGTCGACCGGATTTTAGAAGTCGAAGAAGGAAAACGTGCTGTCGGCATTAAAAATGTCACGGCAAACGAAGAATTCTTCAATGGCCATTTCCCGGACTACAACGTCATGCCTGGTGTTTTGATCGTTGAGGCATTGGCGCAAGTAGGTGCCTTTGCTGTTTTGAAGATGGAACAAAACCAGGGCAAACTGGCCTTTTTTGCCGGCATCGAGAATTGTCGTTTTAAACGTCAGGTCGTTCCCGGTGACCAGCTCCGACTGGAAGTCGAACTGACGAAACTGCGTGGACCGATTGGTAAAGGACGTGCCATAGCAACAGTCGATGGGGAAGTCGCCTGTACTGCTGAACTGACTTTCGCAATCAAGTGA
- a CDS encoding four-helix bundle copper-binding protein: MSEHQQDALNELQKCITACNVCFDACLNEPHVGHMADCIRLDRDCADICSLLSQAIARNSPNIAALAAACVEICRACAEECGKHEHDHCQKCATACEACATACEALI, translated from the coding sequence ATGTCTGAACATCAACAAGATGCATTAAACGAATTACAAAAGTGCATCACAGCCTGTAATGTCTGTTTTGACGCTTGTCTAAACGAGCCGCATGTCGGTCATATGGCAGATTGTATCCGTCTTGATCGTGATTGTGCCGATATTTGTAGTCTCCTCAGCCAAGCGATTGCCCGAAACAGTCCGAACATCGCGGCTCTGGCGGCGGCGTGTGTGGAGATTTGTCGAGCGTGTGCAGAAGAATGCGGCAAACATGAACACGATCATTGCCAAAAATGTGCGACAGCGTGTGAAGCTTGTGCGACAGCGTGTGAAGCATTGATCTGA
- a CDS encoding DNA-directed RNA polymerase subunit beta: MVQNQAGTDQPTRERLKRNQQIKNEEQQEQEPKQRKKLRQYSSRRVPILVRLLIIVLLIVLALVIGAMVGYATLGGGEAMDVLKLDTWTRITDFWTQS, encoded by the coding sequence ATGGTACAAAATCAAGCCGGAACGGACCAACCGACCCGTGAACGTCTGAAACGTAATCAACAGATCAAAAACGAAGAGCAACAGGAGCAGGAACCGAAACAACGTAAAAAGCTGCGTCAGTATTCTTCACGCCGCGTTCCCATCCTTGTTCGTTTATTGATCATTGTTCTTCTTATTGTCCTTGCGTTAGTGATCGGTGCCATGGTTGGGTATGCGACACTTGGTGGTGGCGAAGCGATGGATGTCCTCAAGCTCGACACATGGACCCGCATCACCGATTTTTGGACACAATCTTAA
- a CDS encoding helix-turn-helix domain-containing protein — MDQRHVEEQADLLALQKFQHNFENSLKSSVIYILRDGALTIGEIEQRLDQSHGQILEQLQELIEDGLVLQQMSEKVHGLAYSLTSPAEELVRQFKESIAWSKQHITY; from the coding sequence ATGGATCAACGTCACGTAGAAGAACAGGCTGATTTATTGGCCCTCCAAAAGTTTCAGCACAATTTCGAAAATAGTCTCAAGTCGAGTGTCATCTATATTTTGCGGGATGGGGCGCTGACGATTGGTGAGATTGAACAACGTCTCGATCAGTCGCACGGTCAGATTCTCGAACAATTGCAGGAATTGATTGAAGACGGACTCGTCTTGCAACAGATGTCGGAAAAGGTCCATGGACTTGCCTATTCCTTGACCAGTCCGGCGGAAGAACTCGTTCGCCAGTTCAAGGAATCGATTGCCTGGAGCAAGCAGCACATCACCTATTAA
- a CDS encoding helix-turn-helix domain-containing protein, whose translation MLTTKQISELLRVSEETVRRWIRTGELHAEQDGKGYLVDELALKRLVDEKSQIPGNAMNKVLPIINDLFGPEAAKFAKSNLFDPLRQSMDQSAPPRPEASPESVAEELSQLKRKKRRLELEHELKLLEIEEKIAVLEQKASRL comes from the coding sequence ATGTTAACAACAAAACAGATCAGTGAATTGTTACGTGTCTCGGAAGAAACGGTCCGTCGTTGGATTCGGACAGGCGAACTGCATGCCGAACAGGATGGTAAAGGGTACTTGGTCGATGAGTTGGCGTTAAAACGTCTCGTCGACGAGAAGTCACAGATTCCAGGCAACGCGATGAACAAAGTCTTGCCGATCATCAACGACCTGTTTGGTCCGGAAGCAGCGAAGTTCGCGAAGTCGAATCTGTTTGATCCGCTCCGCCAGTCGATGGATCAGTCAGCACCGCCACGTCCGGAAGCATCACCGGAATCGGTTGCGGAAGAACTGAGCCAATTAAAACGTAAAAAACGTCGCCTCGAACTCGAACATGAACTGAAGTTGCTCGAAATCGAAGAGAAAATTGCCGTCCTCGAACAAAAGGCGTCACGTCTTTAA
- a CDS encoding copper amine oxidase, producing the protein MKNTKKFAATAMAAALVLPGTAAFASGGGDDMKHEESAKNVTVKTKAADLRATLDQLLSEHFVLAVMDMKKQYDGSKDAKYYEAALKQNALDMTPAIASVYGDEGAKQFEKIFVDHNKYTTDLVKAVKADDQDGINASKAETEEFVQDLSSFLDTATEGKLPKAAAEEVLRAHEADVYKTFQQYAAGDYEGSYNTFREGYSRMYDISKALSVAITTQMPEKFDNTKADTKAADLRSTLNSLAAEHVALANISMTAGVDQAKDYDAANWAEDMHTADFKAAMKSVYGQAGADQFEQVWTKNHIEAQANLVTAAINDDKKMMGDAQDMLKMFSNDFGAFLGAATEENLPTKAAQEAISGHETYVQDTFMQYVEGDYKGSVDTFRESYAYMYGVGENLGGAIVKQSPEKFMDGTPGSMPNTGNGGMSDNNTAGTTGAIALFGLALGAAGIVLARKRQNA; encoded by the coding sequence ATGAAAAACACAAAAAAATTCGCAGCAACAGCAATGGCAGCAGCACTCGTATTACCAGGAACGGCAGCATTCGCTTCCGGTGGCGGAGACGACATGAAACATGAAGAGAGCGCGAAGAACGTCACGGTCAAAACAAAAGCCGCTGACCTCCGTGCAACACTCGATCAGTTACTCTCTGAGCACTTCGTGCTTGCCGTCATGGACATGAAAAAACAATATGACGGATCAAAAGATGCGAAGTATTATGAAGCAGCACTTAAACAGAACGCACTCGACATGACACCGGCGATCGCTTCTGTCTATGGCGATGAAGGTGCAAAACAATTCGAAAAAATCTTCGTTGATCACAACAAATACACAACGGATCTCGTCAAAGCTGTGAAAGCGGACGACCAGGACGGCATCAACGCGTCAAAAGCGGAAACAGAAGAGTTCGTCCAGGATCTCTCGAGCTTCCTCGATACAGCAACTGAAGGTAAACTGCCGAAGGCAGCAGCGGAAGAAGTCCTCCGTGCCCATGAAGCCGACGTCTATAAAACATTCCAACAATATGCAGCCGGTGACTACGAAGGATCGTACAACACGTTCCGTGAAGGCTACAGCCGCATGTATGATATCTCAAAAGCACTCTCAGTCGCGATCACAACACAAATGCCTGAGAAGTTCGACAACACGAAAGCCGACACAAAAGCAGCTGACCTCCGGTCAACACTCAACAGCCTTGCAGCGGAGCACGTCGCCCTTGCCAACATCAGCATGACGGCTGGCGTCGATCAAGCGAAAGACTACGATGCAGCGAACTGGGCAGAAGACATGCACACAGCTGACTTCAAAGCGGCAATGAAATCCGTCTACGGTCAAGCGGGTGCGGATCAGTTCGAGCAAGTCTGGACGAAAAACCACATCGAAGCGCAAGCGAACCTTGTCACAGCAGCAATCAACGACGACAAGAAAATGATGGGTGACGCACAAGACATGCTCAAAATGTTCTCAAATGACTTTGGTGCATTCCTTGGTGCAGCAACGGAAGAAAACCTTCCGACAAAAGCAGCACAGGAAGCAATCTCTGGTCATGAGACATACGTCCAAGATACGTTCATGCAGTATGTCGAAGGCGACTACAAAGGATCAGTTGATACGTTCCGTGAGTCATATGCTTACATGTACGGTGTCGGTGAAAACCTCGGTGGCGCAATCGTCAAACAATCACCTGAGAAATTCATGGATGGTACACCAGGTTCAATGCCGAACACAGGTAACGGCGGCATGAGCGACAACAATACAGCAGGTACAACTGGTGCGATCGCTCTCTTCGGTCTTGCACTCGGTGCAGCCGGAATCGTCCTCGCACGCAAACGTCAAAACGCATAA
- a CDS encoding SdrD B-like domain-containing protein codes for MNRMKKLGMYILACLLVLGVITPAQAETALMWDVKGTGTNPYTLTFTGEGVVNLESETALVFEEGVTGQDIDIAKTPIVTFTAETAPVVKIVSANQTKTVLIEFGREVKEEPTPKEPVTEEPPAEEPVTEEPPAEEPIKEDPPAEEPVKEEPVKEEPVKEEPVKEEPKPETEQPVATTGTISGTIWYDENEDGIRQDKETRISDVPVYLLDRDYDVVDEAYTKDGLYSFKDLKPGTYYIDVYGMDIGYYSTSPQHEGTDPTIDSDLDEDDMAKVKLTAGENVEIDAGLYGYDEEAEMDFSNLLLVTNFFDANADKIPGYSEQTLPATYTVTDAITGSDVYTEKVGKDDALMIELTPGTYTVKTEVASGYTVEAMHHISLDDLMDSFDFEMTKASVKALAVGMADEEEEEFPEYDEFLKLFERKATTDSIILTEDTMGYFLVAEIVKAKPVVAPKPTPTPTKTSVKTVEAPATNVADQQTTNTTSNERLPQAGEDKPFPYAATGAGLAVVGVWLLLRRAG; via the coding sequence ATGAACAGAATGAAAAAATTAGGCATGTACATACTGGCTTGTTTGCTTGTTTTGGGTGTCATCACACCGGCACAAGCCGAAACAGCACTGATGTGGGACGTCAAAGGAACGGGAACGAATCCTTACACATTAACCTTTACGGGTGAAGGAGTCGTCAACCTCGAATCCGAAACCGCATTGGTTTTTGAAGAGGGCGTGACAGGACAAGACATCGACATCGCGAAAACACCAATCGTGACGTTCACGGCAGAGACGGCACCAGTCGTCAAGATTGTCTCGGCCAATCAAACGAAAACGGTCTTGATTGAGTTTGGCCGTGAAGTCAAAGAGGAACCGACACCAAAAGAGCCGGTGACGGAAGAACCACCGGCAGAAGAACCGGTGACGGAAGAACCACCGGCAGAAGAACCAATCAAGGAAGATCCTCCTGCCGAGGAGCCAGTTAAAGAAGAACCGGTTAAAGAAGAACCAGTCAAGGAAGAACCGGTCAAGGAAGAACCAAAACCGGAGACGGAACAACCGGTCGCGACGACAGGAACGATCAGCGGAACGATCTGGTACGATGAAAACGAAGACGGAATCCGTCAAGACAAAGAAACGCGCATCAGTGATGTGCCGGTCTACCTCTTGGACAGGGACTATGACGTTGTCGACGAAGCCTATACAAAAGACGGTCTTTATTCGTTCAAAGACCTGAAGCCGGGCACATACTACATCGACGTCTACGGAATGGACATCGGATACTACTCCACGTCACCGCAACACGAGGGGACGGACCCGACAATCGATTCTGACCTTGATGAGGATGATATGGCGAAAGTTAAACTGACAGCCGGTGAGAATGTAGAAATCGATGCCGGTTTATACGGTTATGATGAAGAAGCAGAGATGGATTTTTCAAACTTATTGCTCGTCACGAACTTCTTTGATGCGAACGCCGACAAGATTCCAGGTTACTCGGAGCAAACACTTCCTGCGACGTATACGGTGACGGATGCAATCACAGGCAGCGACGTCTATACGGAGAAAGTCGGGAAAGACGACGCATTGATGATTGAATTGACACCTGGTACGTACACAGTCAAAACAGAAGTCGCTTCCGGATACACGGTTGAAGCGATGCACCACATCTCACTGGACGACTTGATGGATTCGTTTGATTTTGAAATGACGAAAGCCAGCGTCAAAGCATTGGCAGTCGGCATGGCGGATGAAGAGGAAGAAGAATTCCCGGAATACGATGAGTTCTTGAAACTGTTCGAACGCAAAGCAACAACCGATTCGATCATATTGACGGAAGACACGATGGGGTATTTCCTCGTCGCGGAAATCGTGAAAGCAAAACCGGTCGTAGCACCGAAGCCAACACCGACACCGACGAAAACATCGGTCAAGACGGTCGAAGCACCGGCGACGAACGTAGCGGATCAACAAACAACGAACACGACGTCAAACGAACGTCTCCCACAAGCAGGTGAAGACAAACCATTCCCATATGCAGCAACTGGAGCAGGTCTCGCTGTAGTCGGAGTTTGGTTATTGTTACGACGCGCTGGATAA
- a CDS encoding class F sortase → MKKWLLPVSILLMLVSIGTLIFLLFGNTNEPETNITQGDTKTDAATSSETKEDPLKPSEIFKKEFKNLSTNQVELPKTLTIDSLKVKTNVEQVGLDKKGAMGTPKNEQQVGWYKFGPRPGDVGNAVIDGHTDTKTGPAVFYQLHELKKGDTVKIKDESGRNLVFRVKKLVEYGHLDAPLEKIFGTSDQRNLNLITCIGTYDENEGTYDNRLVVFTELDEKASDPVKTPPKPATNVRVSGGFVNWYASTDDEVVAYNIYQEQKGKRKKLGSTESIERKAFPLPKDKTGRFIITAVNKAGIESEEAFSAVQK, encoded by the coding sequence ATGAAAAAATGGTTATTACCGGTCAGCATCCTCTTGATGCTCGTTTCAATCGGTACGTTAATTTTTCTACTGTTTGGAAACACGAATGAACCGGAAACGAATATTACGCAAGGCGATACAAAAACGGACGCTGCGACATCTTCCGAGACAAAGGAAGATCCACTCAAACCGTCCGAAATCTTTAAAAAAGAATTTAAAAATCTCTCTACGAATCAAGTAGAACTGCCAAAGACCCTGACGATTGATTCGCTTAAAGTTAAAACCAACGTGGAACAGGTTGGCCTCGATAAAAAAGGCGCCATGGGGACGCCGAAAAACGAACAGCAAGTCGGGTGGTATAAATTCGGTCCCCGTCCGGGTGATGTCGGAAATGCCGTCATCGACGGACATACCGATACGAAGACCGGTCCCGCCGTCTTTTATCAACTGCACGAACTCAAAAAAGGCGATACGGTCAAAATCAAGGATGAGTCAGGCCGTAATCTCGTCTTCCGGGTCAAAAAACTGGTCGAGTACGGTCATCTCGATGCACCGCTCGAAAAAATCTTCGGGACCTCTGATCAGCGTAACCTGAACTTGATCACGTGTATCGGTACGTACGATGAAAATGAAGGCACGTACGACAATCGGCTCGTCGTCTTTACTGAATTAGATGAGAAGGCATCCGATCCCGTCAAAACACCACCAAAACCAGCGACGAACGTCCGCGTCTCGGGTGGGTTCGTTAACTGGTATGCATCGACTGATGATGAAGTCGTCGCGTATAACATCTATCAGGAACAAAAAGGAAAACGGAAAAAGCTTGGTTCGACGGAATCGATCGAACGAAAAGCCTTCCCGTTACCAAAAGATAAGACCGGACGTTTTATCATCACGGCTGTCAACAAAGCCGGGATTGAATCAGAAGAAGCATTCAGTGCCGTTCAAAAATAA
- a CDS encoding AI-2E family transporter, with translation MQKMFENKWYRGAWWIMTLLIIVWIGNHVTFLFRPIAILLQMVVPPLAIAGILYYVLLPIVELLEKRMKRRPAVIIVLIGLISILTTLGFIFGPMLSDQITEFVNSIPTLASQFQRQLVDVRDQLENSAFFSRFLSGQDDLFNKFSGSVSEYASSFLKNIGTGVGGVVSVITTTVVTVIIIPIMLIYMLLDGDKLKGNLVKMMPFEYHKETKKILHDVHLTIMSYIRGQVIVSIGVGIIAYIGYLIIGIDYALLLALFATLTNIIPFLGPVIGVVPALIVGFIQDPILAVYAVIVMTVAQQIDSHIMSPLVQGKTLDVHPLTIIIVLLVAGNIAGFFGVLLGVPFYAVMKVVILNIRRLYHLRSQKKMVIAEDDKTFNTIVTTKD, from the coding sequence ATGCAAAAAATGTTTGAGAACAAATGGTACCGCGGTGCCTGGTGGATCATGACACTGCTGATCATCGTCTGGATCGGCAACCACGTGACGTTCCTGTTCCGACCGATTGCGATTTTATTGCAGATGGTCGTTCCACCACTCGCGATTGCCGGTATTCTGTATTATGTCCTATTGCCGATTGTCGAGCTGCTCGAGAAGAGAATGAAACGGCGTCCTGCTGTCATCATTGTGTTGATAGGTTTGATTAGTATCCTGACGACGCTCGGATTCATCTTTGGTCCGATGTTGTCGGATCAGATTACGGAATTCGTCAATTCGATTCCAACACTCGCTTCCCAGTTTCAGCGTCAATTGGTTGATGTCCGGGATCAACTTGAAAACAGTGCCTTCTTCTCCCGTTTCCTCAGCGGACAAGATGACCTGTTTAATAAGTTTTCCGGAAGCGTCTCGGAATATGCGTCATCGTTCCTGAAAAATATTGGAACCGGTGTCGGCGGTGTCGTCAGCGTCATCACGACGACGGTCGTGACGGTTATCATCATTCCGATCATGTTGATCTATATGCTACTAGACGGAGATAAGTTGAAAGGCAACCTCGTCAAGATGATGCCGTTTGAATACCATAAGGAAACGAAAAAGATTCTGCATGATGTCCATTTAACGATCATGAGTTACATCCGTGGCCAGGTCATCGTCAGTATCGGGGTCGGGATCATCGCCTATATTGGTTACTTGATCATCGGAATTGATTACGCGCTGTTGCTCGCGTTGTTTGCGACATTGACGAACATCATCCCGTTCCTCGGTCCGGTCATCGGCGTCGTACCCGCCTTGATCGTCGGGTTCATCCAGGATCCGATTCTTGCCGTCTATGCGGTCATCGTCATGACGGTCGCCCAACAGATTGATTCGCATATCATGTCACCGCTCGTCCAAGGGAAAACGCTTGATGTCCACCCGTTGACAATCATCATCGTTCTGCTCGTCGCCGGAAACATCGCCGGATTCTTTGGTGTCCTGCTCGGTGTTCCATTCTACGCGGTCATGAAGGTCGTCATCCTGAACATCCGTCGTCTGTATCATCTGCGGTCGCAAAAAAAGATGGTTATCGCAGAAGACGATAAGACGTTTAATACAATCGTGACGACAAAAGACTGA
- a CDS encoding ATP-binding protein yields the protein MKWINQKIGRQLMFAFYMVFIALSLTSAIVYNYTERKIDQTNAAFDDLRERRTNANTLANEWTLVQSNVKSYVLFGTPEILDTIKANQREINRLTTWFEKNAIYEQGKEYAIATRTLYDDYFGTALPLLTEYVTGKKQGSIDETFLDPKTLASLSNGEDLFNENGTLKGSNSQLTTNTDAAGIETLLRDYLTLIQNKETEAKTNLLGEMRVAQFIWLSNLVVLIIILLLLVRPFISRVTKQVNTLSRDSSLLASGEDINNIPLPKRHDELYTLTTSFNRMATSIADNKVHMLSKNEELQAQQEELVAQQEELQAQQEELEEALEITLRSEQHLKYRNELTETLASRETLTAYPEIIEKLVAITHSEIGALLFLDQHDVRSTIEYGMTEEMVGQLVKDDQSLFHRARVLKRPVHSSKQVAHDSPLPYPYYMYEVAVPILDPNEEQIIACVYLVRYRDAFTPEQMGDILSFSHQLSLSLMRMGIYEKMMHEKNKTGQLLNSIREAVVYIEHESDELLVNEPLMKLFPEVQTEYQDESNLSSFRQAMSALSAIIDEPEPFEQYIEQIVEQNLPKESLVVSIRSQSAYIQIYAEKIQINQVWVGTMLVLRDVTKETEADRMKEEFVSTVSHELRTPLSSIYGFTELMLNREIDSLKQRKYLTTIHSETGRLTTLVNDFLDVQRMESSEQRYQMATFDLVQLASELIDFHDASHTTHQLSFEAEGPIMIDADAEKIKQLLNNLLSNAIKYSPDGGDVAIQIENNDGFAEITIRDQGIGIPQEAMSKLFDKFYRVDNSETRKIGGTGLGLSICKEIVKHHNGTIDVESTIGAGSTFTIRFPIAVISTILTYEE from the coding sequence GTGAAATGGATTAATCAAAAAATCGGTCGCCAGTTGATGTTTGCCTTTTATATGGTTTTCATCGCGCTCAGTCTGACATCAGCTATCGTCTATAACTATACAGAACGAAAGATCGACCAGACGAATGCCGCGTTCGATGATTTACGGGAACGCCGAACGAATGCCAATACATTAGCCAACGAATGGACACTTGTGCAGAGCAATGTGAAATCGTATGTGCTGTTCGGTACACCAGAAATACTCGATACGATCAAAGCGAACCAACGGGAAATTAATCGTTTGACGACCTGGTTCGAAAAAAATGCGATTTACGAACAAGGAAAGGAATACGCTATTGCGACCCGAACACTTTACGACGATTACTTCGGGACCGCCCTCCCCTTGTTGACGGAATATGTCACCGGGAAAAAACAAGGTTCAATCGACGAGACATTCCTTGATCCGAAAACACTTGCTTCCTTATCGAATGGTGAAGATTTATTTAATGAGAACGGCACATTAAAAGGATCAAACAGTCAATTGACGACAAATACGGATGCAGCCGGTATCGAGACGTTACTCAGGGACTACTTGACGTTGATTCAAAACAAAGAGACGGAAGCCAAAACGAACCTGCTCGGCGAAATGCGGGTGGCCCAGTTCATCTGGCTGTCGAATCTCGTCGTTCTAATCATCATCCTGTTACTGCTCGTGCGTCCGTTCATCAGCCGGGTGACGAAGCAGGTCAATACGTTATCCCGTGACAGTTCCCTGCTCGCCAGTGGTGAAGATATCAATAACATTCCTTTACCAAAGCGTCATGATGAACTGTATACATTAACGACATCATTTAACCGGATGGCAACATCGATCGCCGACAATAAAGTTCATATGCTGTCGAAAAATGAAGAGCTACAAGCGCAGCAAGAAGAACTCGTCGCCCAGCAGGAAGAACTGCAGGCGCAGCAAGAGGAACTCGAAGAGGCACTCGAAATCACATTGCGCAGCGAACAGCATCTCAAATACCGCAATGAACTGACGGAGACACTTGCGTCACGCGAGACATTAACGGCGTATCCGGAAATCATCGAAAAGCTCGTCGCCATCACGCACTCGGAAATCGGTGCCCTGCTGTTCCTCGATCAGCATGACGTCCGCTCGACGATTGAGTATGGGATGACGGAAGAGATGGTCGGTCAGCTCGTCAAGGACGATCAGTCCCTGTTCCACCGGGCCCGCGTCCTGAAACGACCGGTCCATTCGTCGAAACAAGTTGCCCACGACAGTCCGTTGCCGTATCCGTACTATATGTATGAGGTCGCCGTTCCGATCCTTGATCCGAATGAAGAACAGATCATCGCCTGTGTCTACCTTGTCCGTTACCGGGATGCGTTCACACCGGAACAGATGGGTGACATCCTGTCGTTCTCGCACCAGTTGTCGCTCTCGCTGATGCGGATGGGGATTTATGAAAAAATGATGCACGAGAAAAATAAGACCGGCCAACTCCTGAACTCGATTCGCGAAGCCGTCGTCTACATTGAACATGAATCAGATGAACTGCTCGTCAATGAACCATTGATGAAACTTTTCCCGGAAGTCCAGACGGAATACCAGGACGAAAGTAATCTCTCGTCGTTCCGCCAGGCGATGTCGGCCCTCTCTGCCATCATCGATGAGCCGGAACCGTTCGAACAGTATATCGAACAAATCGTCGAACAGAATCTGCCGAAAGAGAGTCTTGTCGTCTCGATCCGCTCGCAAAGTGCCTACATCCAGATTTATGCGGAAAAAATCCAGATCAATCAGGTCTGGGTCGGCACGATGCTCGTCTTACGGGATGTCACGAAGGAAACGGAAGCGGACCGGATGAAAGAAGAGTTCGTTTCGACAGTCTCCCATGAACTCCGGACACCGTTGTCCTCAATCTATGGTTTCACGGAACTGATGCTCAACCGGGAAATCGATTCCCTGAAACAACGGAAATACCTGACGACGATCCACTCGGAGACAGGTCGCTTAACGACACTCGTCAATGACTTCCTCGATGTCCAGCGGATGGAGTCGAGCGAACAACGGTACCAGATGGCGACGTTCGATCTCGTCCAGCTCGCAAGCGAACTGATTGATTTCCACGACGCCTCGCACACAACGCACCAGTTGTCCTTTGAAGCGGAAGGTCCAATCATGATTGATGCCGATGCGGAAAAAATCAAACAGTTGCTGAACAACCTGCTCAGTAATGCAATCAAGTATTCACCGGATGGCGGCGATGTCGCCATTCAAATCGAGAACAACGACGGCTTCGCAGAAATTACGATTCGGGACCAGGGAATCGGGATTCCGCAAGAAGCGATGTCGAAGTTGTTCGATAAGTTCTACCGGGTCGACAATTCGGAAACCCGGAAAATCGGTGGAACCGGACTCGGTCTATCGATTTGTAAGGAAATCGTCAAACATCATAACGGGACGATTGATGTCGAATCGACGATTGGTGCCGGATCGACGTTTACGATCCGTTTCCCGATTGCGGTCATCTCGACCATCCTCACGTACGAAGAATAA